One window of the Fusobacterium animalis 7_1 genome contains the following:
- a CDS encoding RNA methyltransferase, with the protein MRNKVYLSLVHYPVYNRNKDIVCTSVTNFDIHDISRSCGTYEIKGYRLVVPVDAQKKLTERIIAYWQDGTGGQYNKDREQAFKVTDVTESIEDVVKEIEKIEGQKPLIITTSARTFNNSISYKDLSKQIFEDDKPYLLLFGTGWGLTDEVMSMSDYILEPIRANSKYNHLSVRAAVAIILDRLFGEN; encoded by the coding sequence ATGAGAAATAAAGTTTATTTAAGTTTAGTTCATTATCCAGTTTACAATAGAAATAAAGATATTGTTTGTACTTCTGTAACAAATTTTGATATACATGATATTTCAAGGTCTTGTGGAACTTATGAAATAAAAGGTTACAGATTGGTTGTACCTGTTGATGCACAAAAGAAATTGACAGAAAGAATAATTGCATATTGGCAAGATGGTACAGGTGGTCAATATAATAAAGATAGAGAACAAGCATTCAAAGTTACAGATGTTACAGAAAGTATAGAAGATGTTGTAAAAGAAATTGAAAAAATTGAAGGGCAAAAACCTTTAATAATAACAACTTCTGCTAGAACATTTAATAATAGTATAAGTTATAAAGATTTATCTAAACAAATATTTGAAGATGATAAACCTTATCTTTTACTTTTTGGAACAGGTTGGGGATTAACTGATGAAGTTATGTCTATGTCTGATTATATATTAGAACCAATTAGAGCTAACTCAAAATATAATCATCTATCAGTTAGAGCAGCTGTTGCAATTATACTAGATAGATTATTTGGAGAGAATTGA
- a CDS encoding KH domain-containing protein has protein sequence MENLESLLNYIIKELVETKDKVNVTYEVLDSNVTFKVSVAKGEMGKIIGKNGLTANAIRGVMQAAGVKDKLNVNVEFLD, from the coding sequence GTGGAAAATTTAGAAAGTTTATTGAATTACATTATCAAAGAATTGGTTGAAACAAAAGATAAGGTTAATGTAACTTATGAAGTTTTAGATTCAAATGTAACATTTAAAGTAAGTGTTGCAAAAGGAGAAATGGGAAAAATAATAGGTAAAAATGGACTTACAGCTAATGCTATAAGAGGGGTTATGCAGGCAGCAGGAGTAAAAGATAAACTTAATGTAAATGTTGAATTTTTAGATTAG
- a CDS encoding DUF4911 domain-containing protein, with product MKKSYEFLIQSKREDIDFINKIVEAYEGAGVVRTLDPIKGIISVISTDDFKDFMRDVLVDLGNKWVDLKIIEEGAWRGTL from the coding sequence ATGAAAAAAAGCTATGAATTTTTGATACAAAGTAAAAGAGAAGATATAGATTTCATAAATAAAATTGTTGAAGCTTATGAAGGAGCAGGGGTTGTTAGAACTCTTGACCCAATAAAAGGGATAATAAGTGTTATATCAACAGATGATTTTAAAGATTTTATGAGAGATGTATTGGTAGATTTAGGTAATAAATGGGTGGATTTAAAAATAATTGAAGAAGGTGCTTGGAGAGGTACTTTATAA
- the trmD gene encoding tRNA (guanosine(37)-N1)-methyltransferase TrmD, translating to MKINILTLFPKMFDGFLSESIVARAIKFGAVEVNIIDIRDYCFDKHKQADDMPFGGGNGMVMKPEPLFLALENISGKVIYTSPQGKTFNQEIAKELVKEKELTIVAGHYEGIDERVVENKVDMELSIGDFVLTGGEIPAMAISDTIIRLLPDVIKKESYENDSFYNGLLDYPHYTRPAEYKGLKVPEILLSGNHKKIDEWRLKESLKRTYLRRKELIENRELTKLERKLLDEIKKEEV from the coding sequence ATGAAAATAAATATTTTAACATTATTTCCAAAGATGTTTGATGGCTTTTTAAGTGAAAGCATAGTTGCAAGAGCAATAAAATTTGGAGCAGTGGAAGTAAATATTATTGATATAAGGGATTACTGTTTTGATAAACATAAACAAGCTGATGATATGCCTTTTGGTGGTGGAAATGGAATGGTTATGAAACCAGAACCTTTATTTTTAGCTTTAGAAAATATTTCAGGAAAAGTTATCTATACTTCACCACAGGGAAAAACTTTTAATCAAGAAATAGCAAAAGAACTTGTAAAAGAGAAAGAATTAACAATAGTTGCAGGACATTATGAAGGAATAGATGAAAGAGTTGTAGAAAATAAAGTTGATATGGAATTGTCAATAGGAGATTTTGTTCTAACAGGTGGGGAAATACCTGCTATGGCTATCTCTGACACTATAATAAGACTACTTCCTGATGTTATAAAAAAGGAGTCCTATGAGAATGATTCTTTTTATAATGGGCTTTTAGATTATCCACATTATACAAGACCAGCAGAGTATAAAGGTTTAAAAGTTCCAGAGATATTGTTGTCAGGTAATCATAAAAAAATAGATGAATGGCGTTTAAAAGAAAGTTTAAAAAGAACTTATTTAAGAAGAAAAGAATTGATTGAAAATAGAGAATTAACAAAGTTAGAAAGAAAACTTTTAGATGAGATAAAAAAAGAGGAAGTGTAG
- a CDS encoding PolC-type DNA polymerase III: MNNRQIIIEPNMEVFSKLGVKSIEIKNILLNTRVKRITFNCSVSSMNCIDDIDIIYKDVLSKFGRELEIEFITDNKNLSLNDEEIKSIVTRAIERLKTKNTTSKSFLCFYKLHIKENYIIIELNDENTKFMLEEVKISSKIENILNEYGVKNYEIIFSVGDFSKEISNIEEKIKMDIEKHQNSINAEREKVVKTNSTSETQIYKTKNDFKRGSKTKEIKGETISIKDFYDLYDGETCIVEGEVFSMEDMTLKSGKILRTIRITDGESSLTSKIFLDENDKLDICEGMFLKLSGKLQLDTYAGNEKTLMINSVNIIDREKVKKEDTAEEKMVELHVHTKMSEMVGVTDVEDIIKRAKEYGHKAIAITDYAVVHSYPAAFKTAKKLSTDEEKMKAIFGCEMYMIDDEAPMVTNPKDKKIDDEEFVVFDIETTGLNSHTNEIIEIGAVKIKAGRIVDRYSQLINPGRPIPYHITEITSITDEQVANEPKIDKVIGKFVDFIGDAVLVAHNAPFDMGFIKRDIKKYLNIDYQCSVIDTLQMARDLFPDLKKYGLGDLNKTLGLALEKHHRAVDDSQATANMFIIFLEKYKEKGLEYMKDINTGFEVNVKKQSLKNVMVLVKTQAGLKNMYRLVSEAHIKYFGNKKARIPKSVLIENREGLIIGSSLTAHFMNTGELADLYLRHDLEKLEEAAKFYDYIELLPKSTYNELIEKDGTGALGSYEEVEKMNKYFYDLGKRLGILVTASSNVHYLDENEDIIRSILLYGSGTVYNSRQYSINNGFYFRTTDEMLKEFSYLGEDEAKEVVITNTNKIADMIESGIRPIPEGFYPPKMENAEEIVKSMTYEKAYRIYGNPLPEIVSARLERELNAIINNGFSVLYLSAQKLVKKSLDNGYLVGSRGSVGSSLVAFMMGITEVNALYPHYICDNPECKYSEFIEKEGVGIDLPDKICPKCGAKLRKDGYSIPFEVFMGFKGDKVPDIDLNFSGEYQSEIHRYCEELFGKENVFKAGTISTLAEKNAEAYVRKYFEDNNLNAVRAEIIRLGRLCQGAKKTTGQHPGGMVIVPQGNSIYEFCPVQRPANDETSESTTTHYDYHVMDEQLVKLDILGHDDPTTIKLLQEYTNMEIKDIPLADKETLKIFSSTESLGVTPEQIGTEIGTYGIPEFGTGFVRQMLIDTRPTTFAELVRISGLSHGTNVWLNNAQEFVRNGQATLSQIITVRDDIMNYLIDQGLDNSDAFKIMEFVRKGKPKKEPENWEKYSAMMKEKNVPDWYIESCRRIEYMFPKGHAVAYVMMAMRIAYFKVHQPLAFYAAFLSRKADDFDMEFMSRGILAKQKLEELSKEPKLDPKKKNEQAICEIVVEMEARGIELLPVDIYLSDGKKFTIEDGKIRIPLIGINGLGGAVIDAIVKEREEGKFISVEDLKRRTKMQQPVVDKLKNIGAISSLSETNQISLF; this comes from the coding sequence ATGAATAATAGGCAAATTATTATAGAGCCTAATATGGAAGTTTTTTCTAAGTTAGGTGTAAAAAGTATAGAGATAAAAAATATTCTCTTAAATACAAGAGTTAAGAGGATAACTTTTAATTGTTCTGTATCTTCTATGAATTGTATAGATGATATAGATATTATATATAAAGATGTCCTTTCAAAATTTGGAAGGGAACTGGAAATAGAGTTTATAACAGATAATAAAAATTTATCTTTAAATGATGAAGAAATAAAAAGTATCGTAACTAGGGCTATAGAAAGGTTGAAAACTAAAAATACAACCTCTAAGTCCTTTTTGTGTTTTTATAAGCTACATATCAAAGAAAATTATATAATTATAGAACTTAATGATGAAAATACAAAATTTATGTTAGAAGAAGTGAAAATTTCTTCAAAAATAGAAAATATTTTAAATGAATATGGTGTGAAAAATTATGAAATTATTTTTAGTGTTGGGGATTTTTCAAAAGAAATTTCAAATATTGAAGAAAAAATTAAAATGGATATAGAAAAACATCAAAATAGTATAAATGCAGAAAGAGAAAAAGTAGTAAAAACTAATTCTACTTCTGAAACACAAATATATAAAACTAAAAATGATTTTAAAAGAGGTTCAAAAACAAAAGAAATAAAAGGAGAAACTATCTCAATAAAAGATTTTTATGATTTATATGATGGGGAGACTTGTATAGTTGAAGGAGAAGTTTTTTCAATGGAAGATATGACTTTGAAAAGTGGAAAAATCCTAAGAACTATAAGAATAACAGATGGAGAAAGTTCTCTTACTTCTAAAATATTTTTAGATGAAAATGATAAATTAGATATTTGTGAAGGAATGTTTTTGAAATTAAGTGGAAAACTTCAACTTGATACCTATGCAGGAAATGAAAAAACTTTAATGATAAATTCTGTGAATATTATAGATAGAGAAAAGGTTAAAAAAGAAGATACAGCAGAAGAAAAAATGGTTGAGTTACATGTACATACAAAAATGAGTGAAATGGTAGGAGTAACTGATGTTGAAGATATTATAAAAAGAGCTAAGGAATATGGACATAAAGCAATAGCTATAACAGATTATGCAGTGGTACACTCATATCCAGCTGCATTTAAAACAGCTAAAAAACTTTCAACAGATGAAGAGAAAATGAAAGCTATTTTTGGTTGTGAAATGTATATGATAGATGATGAAGCACCTATGGTTACCAATCCAAAAGATAAAAAAATTGATGATGAAGAATTTGTAGTATTTGATATAGAAACTACTGGTTTAAATTCTCATACCAATGAAATTATAGAAATTGGGGCAGTAAAAATAAAAGCTGGAAGAATAGTAGATAGATATTCACAACTTATTAATCCAGGAAGACCTATTCCATATCATATAACAGAAATTACAAGTATAACAGATGAACAAGTGGCAAATGAACCTAAAATAGATAAGGTAATTGGAAAGTTTGTAGACTTTATTGGAGATGCAGTTTTGGTTGCACATAATGCACCTTTTGATATGGGATTTATAAAAAGAGATATAAAAAAATATTTAAATATAGATTATCAATGCTCTGTAATTGATACCTTACAAATGGCAAGAGATTTATTTCCAGACTTAAAAAAATATGGTTTAGGAGACTTAAATAAGACACTAGGCTTAGCACTTGAAAAACACCATAGAGCAGTTGACGACTCTCAGGCAACTGCAAATATGTTTATTATATTCTTAGAAAAATATAAAGAAAAAGGCTTAGAATATATGAAAGATATCAATACAGGTTTTGAAGTTAATGTAAAAAAACAGTCTTTAAAAAATGTTATGGTTTTAGTAAAAACTCAAGCTGGTTTAAAAAATATGTATAGATTAGTTTCAGAAGCACATATAAAATACTTTGGTAATAAAAAAGCTAGAATACCAAAGTCAGTTTTAATTGAAAATAGAGAAGGACTTATAATAGGAAGTTCTTTAACTGCACATTTTATGAATACAGGAGAGCTTGCAGATTTATATTTAAGACATGATTTAGAAAAATTAGAAGAAGCAGCAAAATTTTATGATTATATAGAACTGTTACCAAAATCAACTTATAATGAACTTATAGAAAAAGATGGAACAGGTGCATTAGGTTCTTATGAAGAAGTTGAAAAAATGAATAAATATTTTTACGATTTAGGTAAAAGACTTGGAATTTTAGTAACAGCTAGTTCTAATGTTCATTATCTTGATGAAAATGAAGATATAATAAGATCAATTTTATTATATGGTAGTGGAACAGTATATAATTCAAGACAATATAGCATAAATAATGGTTTTTATTTTAGAACAACTGATGAAATGTTAAAAGAATTTAGTTATTTAGGTGAAGATGAAGCAAAAGAAGTTGTTATAACAAATACAAATAAAATAGCTGATATGATAGAAAGTGGAATAAGACCTATACCAGAAGGTTTTTATCCACCAAAAATGGAAAATGCAGAAGAAATTGTAAAAAGTATGACTTATGAGAAGGCATATAGAATATATGGAAATCCTTTACCTGAAATTGTTTCAGCAAGATTAGAAAGAGAATTAAATGCTATAATAAATAATGGTTTCTCTGTATTATATCTATCAGCACAAAAATTAGTAAAAAAATCTTTGGATAATGGTTATTTAGTTGGTTCAAGAGGTTCAGTTGGTTCTTCACTTGTTGCCTTTATGATGGGAATAACAGAAGTTAATGCACTATATCCTCATTATATTTGTGATAATCCTGAATGTAAATACTCTGAATTTATAGAAAAAGAAGGGGTAGGTATAGATTTACCAGATAAAATTTGTCCAAAATGTGGTGCTAAATTAAGAAAAGATGGATATTCAATACCATTTGAAGTTTTTATGGGATTTAAAGGAGATAAAGTCCCAGATATAGACTTAAACTTCTCAGGAGAATATCAATCTGAAATTCACAGATATTGTGAAGAATTATTTGGAAAAGAAAATGTATTTAAAGCAGGAACTATTTCAACACTTGCTGAAAAAAATGCTGAAGCCTATGTAAGAAAATATTTTGAAGATAATAATTTGAATGCAGTTAGAGCTGAAATTATAAGATTGGGTAGGCTTTGTCAAGGTGCTAAGAAGACAACAGGGCAACACCCAGGAGGAATGGTTATAGTACCACAAGGAAATTCTATCTATGAATTTTGTCCTGTACAAAGACCAGCCAATGATGAAACAAGTGAATCTACAACAACCCATTATGATTATCACGTAATGGATGAACAGTTAGTAAAACTTGATATACTAGGGCATGATGACCCTACGACTATAAAACTTTTACAAGAATATACTAATATGGAAATTAAAGATATTCCACTTGCTGATAAGGAAACTTTAAAAATCTTTTCGTCAACAGAATCTCTGGGAGTCACTCCTGAACAAATAGGAACAGAAATAGGAACTTATGGAATACCAGAATTTGGTACAGGTTTTGTAAGACAGATGCTTATAGACACAAGACCCACAACTTTTGCAGAGCTTGTAAGAATATCAGGGCTTTCACATGGTACAAATGTTTGGCTTAATAATGCACAAGAATTTGTAAGAAATGGACAAGCAACTCTTTCACAAATAATAACAGTGAGAGATGATATTATGAACTATTTAATAGATCAAGGTTTGGATAATAGTGATGCTTTTAAAATAATGGAATTTGTAAGAAAAGGTAAACCTAAAAAAGAGCCAGAAAATTGGGAAAAATATTCTGCTATGATGAAGGAAAAGAATGTTCCTGATTGGTATATTGAATCTTGTAGAAGAATAGAATATATGTTTCCTAAGGGGCATGCTGTTGCCTATGTTATGATGGCAATGAGAATAGCATATTTTAAAGTTCATCAACCACTTGCATTTTATGCAGCTTTCTTATCAAGAAAAGCAGATGATTTTGATATGGAATTTATGAGTAGAGGAATTCTTGCTAAACAAAAATTAGAAGAATTATCCAAAGAACCAAAATTAGATCCTAAGAAAAAAAATGAACAAGCTATATGTGAAATTGTAGTAGAAATGGAAGCAAGAGGTATAGAGCTTTTACCTGTTGATATATATTTATCAGATGGTAAAAAATTTACAATAGAAGATGGTAAAATTAGAATACCTTTAATTGGGATAAATGGACTAGGAGGGGCAGTTATTGATGCCATAGTTAAAGAAAGAGAAGAAGGAAAGTTTATTTCAGTTGAAGACTTAAAAAGAAGAACAAAAATGCAGCAACCTGTTGTAGACAAATTAAAAAATATTGGAGCAATTTCAAGTTTGAGTGAAACGAATCAAATTTCTTTATTTTAA
- a CDS encoding MlaA family lipoprotein gives MKIKNLLLFSILSLILVSCSNTNEIQSSNTDYEEANNVIYANPGESNFIADEPDPWESFNKRMYQFNYQIERLVITPIINTYKFITPDFVEDRVSNFFKNAKVLNTMANSAFQFKGRKSMRALGRFTINTVLGLGGLFDVASKMGMPKPYEDFGLTLAHYGVGRGPYLVLPILGPTYLRDAFGMGVDSVAAGKTDIYRRMDLFNSSNVGLTALRGIDMRKNIDFQYHQTNSPFEYEYVRFLYSKYRGIQEAASKQ, from the coding sequence ATGAAAATTAAAAATTTATTATTGTTTAGTATTTTAAGCCTTATTTTAGTTTCTTGTAGTAATACAAATGAAATACAATCTTCTAATACAGACTATGAAGAAGCTAACAATGTTATATATGCTAATCCTGGTGAAAGTAATTTTATTGCTGATGAACCTGATCCATGGGAATCATTTAACAAAAGAATGTATCAGTTTAACTATCAAATAGAAAGATTAGTAATAACCCCTATTATCAATACATATAAGTTTATTACTCCTGATTTTGTTGAAGATAGAGTGAGCAATTTTTTTAAAAATGCAAAAGTATTAAATACCATGGCTAATTCTGCTTTTCAATTTAAAGGAAGAAAATCTATGAGAGCCTTAGGAAGATTTACCATTAATACAGTATTAGGTTTAGGAGGTCTCTTTGATGTGGCTTCAAAAATGGGAATGCCAAAACCTTATGAAGATTTTGGGTTGACACTTGCACATTATGGAGTAGGTAGAGGACCTTATTTAGTATTACCAATTTTAGGACCTACATATTTAAGAGATGCTTTTGGAATGGGTGTAGATAGTGTTGCAGCAGGAAAAACAGATATATATAGAAGAATGGATTTATTTAACTCATCAAATGTTGGTTTAACTGCATTAAGGGGAATAGATATGAGAAAAAATATTGATTTCCAATATCATCAAACAAATTCTCCATTTGAATATGAATATGTAAGATTTTTATATAGCAAATATAGAGGAATACAAGAAGCAGCAAGTAAACAATAA
- the rimM gene encoding ribosome maturation factor RimM (Essential for efficient processing of 16S rRNA), which translates to MIVAGKVLGSHNLKGEVKVISDLDNIEVLVGNKVILELADSQQKLLTVKKIEHLVANKWIFSFEEIKNKQDTIEIRNANIKVRRDIVGIEEDEYLVSDMIGFKVYDVKGDEYLGEITEIMDTTAHDIYVIESEEFETMIPDVDVFIKNIDFENRKMLVDTIKGMKEPKVKK; encoded by the coding sequence ATGATTGTTGCAGGAAAAGTATTAGGTTCTCATAATTTAAAGGGAGAAGTGAAAGTTATTTCTGATTTAGATAATATTGAAGTCTTAGTTGGAAATAAGGTAATTTTAGAATTAGCAGATTCTCAACAAAAATTATTAACAGTTAAAAAGATAGAACATCTTGTTGCAAATAAATGGATTTTTTCTTTTGAAGAAATAAAAAATAAACAAGATACTATTGAAATTAGAAATGCCAATATAAAAGTTAGAAGAGATATTGTTGGTATTGAAGAAGATGAATATCTTGTAAGTGATATGATAGGTTTTAAAGTCTATGATGTAAAAGGTGATGAGTATCTAGGAGAAATAACTGAGATTATGGATACTACTGCACATGATATTTATGTTATAGAAAGTGAAGAATTTGAAACTATGATACCTGATGTAGATGTTTTTATTAAAAATATTGATTTTGAAAATAGAAAAATGTTGGTTGATACTATTAAAGGTATGAAAGAACCTAAGGTAAAAAAATGA
- a CDS encoding serine protein kinase PrkA produces the protein MKKLLSKIVLFIILSLTAFSYNFPIDDPYSATIIGSATMMTPGVSENIPLKVYEIQIKDKKDIPDVFWYASKFKFSFSKQKNKKAPLIFVLAGTGSDYNTTRVKFMQRIFHDAGYHTIAISSQMSQQFMISASSNSVPGLLLEDNKDIYKAMKLAYNKIKNQVEVTDFYIMGYSLGGSNAAVLSYIDEKEKVFNFKRVFMVNPPVDLYNSAVKLDKYLDDYTGGKTEGIEKLLNTTLAKVKGGLTSEYANIGADTIYNIVKGDILSDAEKEAYIGLAFRLASTDLNFISDFMTRSHVYTKNPEKVDKYTNMKEYFKAVNFATFEDYVNKIGFPYYKKHNKDYSIEALKREASLRVIEDYLRTSPKIAAVTNADELILNEKDFAFLKDVFKDRLVIYPKGGHCGNMFYKENVDVMLKFLNEGVLKYEN, from the coding sequence TTGAAAAAATTATTAAGTAAAATAGTATTATTTATAATACTATCACTGACAGCATTTTCATATAATTTTCCAATAGATGATCCCTATTCAGCAACAATTATAGGAAGTGCAACAATGATGACACCAGGAGTTAGTGAGAATATACCATTAAAAGTATATGAAATACAAATAAAAGATAAAAAAGATATTCCTGATGTATTTTGGTATGCAAGTAAGTTTAAATTTTCTTTTAGTAAACAAAAGAATAAAAAAGCACCTTTAATCTTTGTTTTAGCAGGAACAGGTTCAGACTATAATACAACAAGGGTTAAATTTATGCAAAGAATATTTCATGATGCAGGCTATCATACAATAGCGATAAGCTCTCAAATGAGTCAACAGTTTATGATTTCTGCTTCTTCTAATTCTGTACCAGGTTTACTTTTAGAAGATAATAAGGATATCTATAAGGCAATGAAACTTGCTTATAATAAAATTAAGAATCAAGTGGAAGTTACAGATTTCTATATAATGGGGTATAGTTTAGGTGGAAGTAATGCAGCTGTTTTATCTTATATAGATGAAAAAGAAAAGGTTTTTAATTTTAAAAGAGTGTTTATGGTGAATCCACCTGTTGACTTATATAATTCAGCAGTAAAATTAGATAAATATTTAGATGATTACACTGGTGGTAAAACAGAAGGTATAGAAAAATTGTTAAATACAACCTTGGCAAAAGTCAAAGGTGGATTGACAAGTGAATATGCAAATATAGGTGCTGATACTATTTATAATATAGTAAAAGGGGATATTTTATCTGATGCAGAAAAAGAGGCATATATAGGTTTAGCTTTTAGATTAGCTTCAACAGATTTAAATTTTATTTCAGATTTTATGACTAGAAGCCATGTGTATACAAAAAATCCAGAGAAAGTAGATAAATATACAAATATGAAAGAATATTTTAAAGCAGTAAATTTTGCAACTTTTGAAGATTATGTTAATAAAATAGGATTTCCATATTATAAAAAACATAATAAAGATTATTCTATTGAAGCTTTAAAAAGAGAAGCAAGTTTAAGGGTTATAGAAGATTATCTTAGAACTTCACCTAAAATTGCAGCAGTAACAAATGCAGATGAGCTAATTTTAAATGAAAAAGATTTTGCTTTTTTAAAAGATGTGTTTAAAGATAGATTGGTTATTTATCCTAAGGGAGGGCATTGTGGTAATATGTTTTATAAAGAAAATGTAGATGTTATGTTAAAATTTCTAAATGAGGGGGTTTTAAAATATGAAAATTAA
- the pepV gene encoding dipeptidase PepV — MDLKEKVLDYKDEVVKEIQNAVRVKSVKEAPLPGMPFGEGPAKALDHFMDLAKKLGFKAEKFDNYAMHIDMGEGKETLGILAHVDVVPEGDNWTYPPYSGTIADGKIYGRGTLDDKGPAIISLFAMKAIADSGIKLNKKIRMILGADEESGSACLKYYFGELKMPYPDIAFTPDSSFPVTYAEKGSVRVKIKKKFSTLKDVVIKGGNAFNSVPNEANGVIPVDMLGEVKNKNKVEFVKERNVYKVFSAGIPAHGAHPEKGYNAISALFEVLKGIEVKNEELKGLVAFFDKFIKMETDGKSFGVKCTDGETGDLTLNLGKINLENNELEIWIDMRVPVKVKNEQIIETIKKNTEDYGYEFLLHSNTQPLYVAKDSFLVSTLMNIYKELTGDTEAEPVAIGGGTYAKYAKNAVAFGALLPDQEDRMHQRDEYLEISKIDKLLQIYVEAIYRLAK, encoded by the coding sequence ATGGATTTAAAAGAAAAAGTTTTAGATTACAAAGATGAGGTTGTAAAAGAAATTCAAAATGCAGTTAGAGTAAAAAGTGTTAAAGAAGCACCATTACCTGGAATGCCATTTGGAGAAGGACCAGCAAAAGCACTTGATCATTTTATGGATTTAGCAAAAAAATTAGGTTTTAAAGCAGAAAAATTCGATAATTATGCAATGCACATAGATATGGGAGAAGGAAAAGAAACATTGGGAATACTTGCACATGTTGATGTAGTTCCAGAAGGAGATAATTGGACTTATCCTCCATATTCAGGAACAATAGCAGATGGAAAAATTTATGGTAGAGGAACATTAGATGATAAAGGACCTGCTATAATTTCATTATTTGCTATGAAAGCAATAGCAGATTCAGGGATAAAATTAAATAAAAAAATTAGAATGATATTAGGAGCAGATGAAGAAAGTGGAAGTGCCTGTTTAAAATATTATTTTGGAGAATTAAAAATGCCTTATCCTGATATTGCATTTACACCAGACTCAAGTTTCCCAGTAACTTATGCAGAAAAAGGAAGTGTAAGAGTTAAAATAAAGAAAAAATTTAGTACTTTAAAAGATGTAGTAATAAAAGGTGGAAATGCTTTTAACTCTGTTCCAAATGAAGCCAATGGAGTAATTCCTGTTGATATGCTTGGAGAAGTTAAAAATAAAAATAAAGTTGAATTTGTAAAAGAAAGAAATGTGTATAAGGTGTTTTCAGCAGGTATTCCAGCACATGGAGCTCATCCTGAAAAAGGATATAATGCAATATCAGCATTATTTGAAGTTTTAAAAGGCATTGAAGTTAAAAATGAAGAATTAAAAGGTTTAGTTGCATTCTTTGATAAATTTATAAAGATGGAAACTGATGGTAAATCTTTTGGTGTTAAATGCACAGATGGAGAAACAGGGGATTTAACTTTAAATTTAGGAAAAATAAATTTAGAAAACAATGAACTTGAAATCTGGATAGATATGAGAGTACCTGTTAAAGTTAAAAATGAACAAATAATAGAAACTATTAAGAAAAATACAGAAGATTATGGTTATGAATTTTTATTGCATTCAAATACTCAACCTTTATATGTTGCAAAAGATAGTTTCTTAGTTTCAACTTTAATGAATATCTATAAAGAATTGACAGGAGATACAGAAGCTGAGCCAGTAGCAATAGGTGGAGGAACTTATGCTAAGTATGCTAAAAATGCTGTTGCTTTTGGTGCTTTACTTCCAGATCAAGAAGACAGAATGCACCAAAGAGATGAATATTTAGAAATATCAAAAATTGATAAACTTCTTCAAATATATGTAGAAGCAATTTATAGATTAGCAAAATAG